The sequence TTTTTGCTATAGCTCCTGCTGCAACTCTCATAGCAGTTTCGCGAGCAGAAGATCTACCTCCCCCGCGATAATCTCTAATTCCATATTTTTTTTCATAAGTATAATCGGCATGTCCCGGTCGAAATAAATTCTTTATATCGCTATAGTCTTGAGACCTATGATCATGATTATAAATTATTAAACCAATACTAGTACCAGTTGTGACCCCGTTAAATATACCGGAAAGTATATTAACTTCATCAGGTTCACGGCGCAAAGTCGTGTAACGGGAAGTACCTGGTCTTCTACGATTCAAATCATATTGCAAATCTTTACAAGATAATTCAAGACCAGGAGGTGTTCCGTCAATTATGCACCCTAATGCTTCTCCGTGTGACTCGCCAAAAGTGGTTACACAGAATATTTTCCCAATTGTATTTCCAGACATTTTTTATCCTTCTGCAATTGTTAAAATGAAATAATACAACTATACAGAACAAATAAACAAAATGATTTTTTATTTTTTAAAATATTTAAATTGTATTTATTTTTTAAAAAATCATCTGTTTAAACTAATTGTTTCTTTTTTTATGTAGTTTTATAATAATATTTTTTTATTTGTTGTTTTTACAAAAACTAAATTATATAATTAATGAAAAATACATAATTCATTATAAATATTTTAAATTAAATACATATGTTTGGAATTTTTAATTAATTAACATTATTGGTAACAAACAACTATGGATAAAAATAGCCGATATACCGTTGATTCGAGTATTTTATTTCGTCAATGGTTAAATGATACTCGTGAAATGGTACAAGATACTATTTTTCATTCTCGAATTCAAAAAAAAAATAATAATCATCCAGTATCTCAACGCGTTTTTTTCGAACAAAATGCTCATAGTCATTATTTTTCTTATAGAAATAATAAAAATTTATTTAAAGAAAATCCTGTTTCTTATATTCGTCATCAAAGCTTGTATAATGTTTTAAAAAATCTAAAAAAAGGAAGATACAATCCAGATATTTCTATTGATTTGCATGGATTAACACAACATCAGGCACAACAGGCTTTAGGAGAATTAATCACGACATGTCAAAAAGAAAAAATTTTTTGTGCTCATATAATGCATGGTCATGGTAAACATATTTTAAAAAAACAAACTCCGTTTTGGTTGTCTCAACACCCTGATATAATAGCCTTTCATGAAGCTCCTAAATTTTTTGGAAGCGATGCTGCAATTATAGTTATAATTGAAATTAATTCTCTAAAAAAAAATATAAATATTTTTAATTAGAAAATCAAATAATTTTATATCAAGACATTAAAATAGAAATATTGCTTTCTGAATTAAACTAAAACAGTGCTATTTTATTTAATATAAAAAGTTTCTTTAATTATTTTTTTTAAACTACAATGTTATCAATAATTTTAATTTATTATACTTCATTTTTGCAATAACATTGTCTATGTCATAAAATGATTTAATTATAATTTTTTCATGAGCACTAATAAGATATTTTTTTTAAAACCCTTATTTTTTGGGTTTTTTTATTTTCTAAAAAAGTAAATTTATATAAGTTTTTTTATGTAATAAAAAGAACTTTAAGGGATTCGAAATATGTTTGAAAATAATCGTGTACGTATAGCGATGCAAAAAACTGGCCGTTTAAGTAAAGATTCTATCAGACTACTGACATCTTGTGGTGTTAAAATTAATTTAAAACAACAAAAATTAATAGCATTTGCTGAAAATATGCCCATTGATGTAATGTTAGTTCGTGACGATGATATTCCTGGATTGGTAATGGATGGTGTAGTAGATTTAGGAATAGTTGGAGAAAATGTGCTTGAAGAAGAGTTATTGAAACGAAAATCACAAAAATCTGAATGTTCTTATATTACTTTAAGACGACTAGATTTTGGAGTATGTAGATTATCTTTAGCTTTACCGGTAAATACTATATACACTAATATAACATGTTTAAAAAATATTAGAATAGCTACCTCATATCCTCATTTATTAAAAAAATATTTAGACGAAAAAAATATTTCTTTTAAATCCTGCATGTTAAATGGATCGGTAGAAGTTGCACCTAGAGCTGGTTTAGCAGATGCTATTTGTGATTTAGTGTCTACAGGAGCAACATTAGAAGCTAATGGTTTACGTGAAGTGCAAGTAGTTTATCATTCTCATGCCTGTCTTATTTGTAAGACTGGAAATATTAATTCTATAAAAAAAGAATTTATTAATAAATTGATGACTCGTATTAAAGGCGTGATTAAAGCTCGCGAATCTAAATATATTATGTTACATGCTCCTATAAAACAATTAGAAGCGGTGATATCTTTACTTCATGGAGCAGAAAGACCAACCATTTTAAAATTAGCAGGTGAT is a genomic window of Buchnera aphidicola str. APS (Acyrthosiphon pisum) containing:
- the smrB gene encoding endonuclease SmrB translates to MDKNSRYTVDSSILFRQWLNDTREMVQDTIFHSRIQKKNNNHPVSQRVFFEQNAHSHYFSYRNNKNLFKENPVSYIRHQSLYNVLKNLKKGRYNPDISIDLHGLTQHQAQQALGELITTCQKEKIFCAHIMHGHGKHILKKQTPFWLSQHPDIIAFHEAPKFFGSDAAIIVIIEINSLKKNINIFN
- the hisG gene encoding ATP phosphoribosyltransferase, which codes for MFENNRVRIAMQKTGRLSKDSIRLLTSCGVKINLKQQKLIAFAENMPIDVMLVRDDDIPGLVMDGVVDLGIVGENVLEEELLKRKSQKSECSYITLRRLDFGVCRLSLALPVNTIYTNITCLKNIRIATSYPHLLKKYLDEKNISFKSCMLNGSVEVAPRAGLADAICDLVSTGATLEANGLREVQVVYHSHACLICKTGNINSIKKEFINKLMTRIKGVIKARESKYIMLHAPIKQLEAVISLLHGAERPTILKLAGDDNRVAMHMVSSETLFWETMEKLKLLGASSILVLPIEKMME